Proteins from a single region of Salinibacter grassmerensis:
- the sucD gene encoding succinate--CoA ligase subunit alpha has protein sequence MSILVDDGTRVVVQGFTGSEGTFHAEQMIDYGTNVVAGVTPGKGGQTHLDRPVYNTVAEAVEQENANTSIIFVPPPFAADAIQESADAGAEVIICITEGIPVADMKPTYQYVKKKGAHLIGPNCPGVITPGAAKVGIMPAMIFEPGSIGIISRSGTLTYEAVDQITRAGFGQSTAVGIGGDPVIGTRFIDALELFEDDPDTNGIVLIGEIGGTDEQEAARYIQDHMDTPVFGFIAGRTAPPGRRMGHAGAIVSGGSGTAEAKFQALDEAGATVVKNPALIGETVKDVL, from the coding sequence ATGAGTATTCTCGTCGACGACGGCACGCGCGTAGTGGTGCAGGGCTTTACGGGCTCGGAGGGCACCTTCCACGCCGAACAGATGATCGACTACGGCACCAACGTGGTGGCGGGCGTTACCCCCGGCAAGGGCGGACAGACGCACCTGGACCGGCCGGTGTACAACACCGTCGCCGAGGCGGTGGAGCAGGAGAACGCCAACACGTCCATCATCTTCGTTCCGCCTCCGTTCGCGGCCGACGCCATCCAGGAGTCCGCCGACGCGGGGGCCGAGGTCATCATCTGCATCACGGAGGGCATTCCGGTGGCGGACATGAAGCCCACCTACCAGTACGTCAAGAAGAAGGGCGCCCACCTCATCGGCCCAAACTGCCCGGGCGTCATCACGCCGGGCGCGGCCAAGGTGGGCATCATGCCGGCCATGATCTTTGAGCCCGGCTCCATCGGCATCATCTCGCGCTCCGGGACCCTCACCTACGAGGCCGTCGACCAGATCACGCGGGCCGGCTTTGGGCAGAGCACGGCGGTCGGCATCGGGGGCGACCCGGTGATCGGCACGCGCTTCATCGACGCCCTCGAGCTGTTCGAGGACGACCCCGACACGAACGGCATCGTTCTGATCGGCGAGATCGGCGGCACCGACGAACAGGAGGCCGCCCGCTACATCCAGGACCACATGGACACGCCTGTCTTCGGCTTCATCGCGGGGCGCACGGCGCCTCCGGGCCGCCGCATGGGCCACGCCGGGGCGATCGTGTCCGGCGGCTCCGGCACGGCCGAGGCCAAGTTTCAGGCGCTCGACGAGGCCGGGGCGACGGTGGTCAAGAATCCCGCCCTCATTGGCGAGACGGTAAAGGACGTCCTGTAA
- a CDS encoding amidase family protein, whose translation MEYPTFADARRALDAGETSCEALVSSFLERIDARDDEINAFTSVDQDGALNHARYLDSQRERGNPRPLAGLVLAVKDNICIRGYPVSCGSKMLADFSSLYDATVIDRLRDAGAIFIGKTNCDEFAMGSSNETSHFGPVRNPHAPEYVPGGSSGGSAAAVAAGMCHAALGSDTGGSVRQPAAFCGTVGLKPTYGRVSRSGLVAFASSLDVVGPLTRSAEDAATILNVIAGKDERDATSASVNVPDYTEALGDGVEGLRLGLPEEYFAEGLDADIRRMVTEQVDQLEDAGATVEEVSLPHTEYGVATYYLVATAEASSNLARYDGIRYGHRADLQETKQALQERREELKEDLATARAQGDEARVDTLEAQLDDEQSTLDALYTRSRTEGFGEEVKRRIMLGTYALSAGYYDKYYEKAQRVRTLIRHDFEQAFEDVDALVTPATPTPPFRLGEKTDDPLEMYLNDIYTVTANLAGLPGLTVPIGEHPDTPGLPVGLQLLGPHFDEALLLRIGETIME comes from the coding sequence ATGGAGTACCCGACATTTGCCGACGCCCGTCGCGCCCTCGACGCCGGAGAGACCAGCTGCGAAGCCCTGGTCTCTTCTTTTTTGGAGCGCATTGACGCGCGTGACGATGAGATCAACGCATTTACGAGCGTCGACCAGGACGGCGCTCTCAACCACGCCCGATACCTCGACAGCCAGCGTGAGCGCGGCAACCCCCGCCCCCTTGCGGGCCTCGTCCTGGCCGTGAAGGACAACATTTGCATCCGGGGCTACCCGGTTAGCTGCGGGTCGAAGATGCTCGCAGACTTCTCGTCGCTCTACGACGCGACGGTGATCGACCGCCTGCGCGACGCCGGCGCCATCTTCATTGGCAAGACGAACTGCGACGAGTTTGCGATGGGCTCGTCGAACGAGACCTCGCACTTTGGCCCCGTGCGCAACCCACATGCCCCCGAGTACGTGCCGGGCGGGTCGTCGGGCGGGTCGGCCGCGGCGGTGGCCGCCGGCATGTGCCACGCCGCCCTCGGCAGCGACACGGGCGGCTCGGTGCGCCAGCCCGCCGCGTTCTGCGGCACGGTGGGCCTGAAGCCCACGTACGGCCGCGTCAGCCGCTCCGGCCTCGTCGCGTTTGCGTCGTCGCTCGACGTGGTCGGGCCGTTGACCCGGAGCGCGGAAGACGCAGCGACCATCCTCAATGTCATTGCGGGCAAGGACGAGCGCGACGCCACCAGCGCCTCGGTCAATGTGCCCGACTACACGGAGGCCCTCGGCGACGGGGTGGAGGGCCTTCGCCTCGGCCTTCCCGAAGAGTACTTCGCCGAGGGCCTCGACGCGGACATCCGCCGCATGGTGACGGAACAGGTCGACCAGCTCGAAGACGCCGGCGCGACCGTCGAGGAGGTGTCCCTCCCCCACACCGAATACGGCGTCGCCACCTACTACCTCGTTGCCACGGCGGAGGCCTCTAGCAACCTCGCCCGCTACGACGGCATCCGCTACGGCCACCGGGCCGACCTGCAGGAGACGAAGCAGGCCCTCCAGGAGCGCCGCGAGGAGCTGAAGGAGGATCTCGCCACCGCCCGCGCACAGGGCGACGAGGCGCGCGTGGACACCCTCGAGGCGCAGCTCGACGACGAGCAGAGCACCCTCGACGCCCTCTACACCCGCAGCCGCACCGAGGGCTTCGGCGAAGAGGTGAAGCGCCGCATCATGCTCGGCACCTATGCCCTCTCCGCCGGCTACTACGATAAGTACTACGAGAAGGCCCAGCGCGTGCGCACCCTCATCCGCCACGACTTCGAACAGGCCTTCGAGGACGTCGACGCCCTCGTCACGCCCGCGACGCCGACCCCCCCGTTTCGGCTCGGCGAGAAGACCGACGATCCGCTCGAAATGTACCTGAACGACATCTACACCGTCACGGCCAACCTCGCGGGCCTGCCCGGCCTCACGGTGCCCATCGGCGAACACCCCGACACGCCGGGACTGCCCGTGGGGCTGCAACTTCTCGGGCCCCACTTCGACGAGGCGCTGCTCCTGCGCATCGGCGAGACGATCATGGAGTGA
- the tatA gene encoding Sec-independent protein translocase subunit TatA/TatB, which produces MPQGSRQSGARSLFLPTKLSTTPMGGIGFPELIIIFLVLLLVFGAKRIPEIARGIGKGIREFKSATNEISREIENESQGRQINEPQAPQQGAPQPRQDPQQRSQEQTRARSSEPAAEESADNGSQSPDAAGSNVQEQEKEAS; this is translated from the coding sequence TTGCCTCAAGGCAGCCGGCAGTCCGGAGCGCGCTCTCTTTTTCTTCCCACCAAGCTCTCCACGACCCCCATGGGCGGCATCGGCTTTCCCGAACTGATTATCATTTTCCTGGTCCTGCTGCTCGTGTTCGGGGCAAAGCGGATCCCTGAGATCGCGCGCGGCATCGGCAAGGGCATCCGGGAGTTCAAAAGCGCGACGAACGAGATCTCCCGCGAGATTGAGAACGAGAGCCAGGGCCGTCAGATCAACGAGCCGCAGGCCCCGCAGCAAGGCGCTCCCCAGCCCCGTCAGGACCCCCAGCAGCGCTCCCAGGAACAGACCCGGGCGCGCTCCTCAGAGCCGGCCGCCGAAGAGTCTGCCGACAACGGCTCACAGTCTCCGGACGCCGCCGGGTCGAACGTCCAGGAGCAGGAGAAGGAGGCCTCGTAG
- the add gene encoding adenosine deaminase, whose protein sequence is MSSTTAPDAKTLTQDDIRSWPKAELHCHLDGSVRLETMLDLAKQQGKMNVLPADSVEGLRDELRQVEASGTLEAYLAWFDYTIPLLQTEEALRRTAYELAADNAAENVRYLEVRYSPILHVESDLSLEAVNDAVIDGLRRAEADFDLTTSLIICGLRDRFESASMRLAELAIEYQHEGVVAFDLAGGEAGNPPKGHLHAFYRARNNLLNLTIHAGEAWGPDSIRQALFYCGAHRIGHGISLRKDPELMQYFADHRIPLEICPTSNVDTQAVPSLEAHPIETYVRSNIPVTVNTDNRLFSRTSVTKELWRVYQHCNLEVRHLREIALNGFRYGFLPHQQKQDLLRSVTDDFPVAETSETPLW, encoded by the coding sequence ATGTCTTCGACGACCGCCCCCGACGCCAAGACGCTTACCCAAGACGACATCCGGAGCTGGCCGAAGGCCGAACTGCACTGCCACCTCGACGGCTCGGTGCGGCTGGAGACGATGCTCGACCTGGCGAAGCAGCAGGGCAAAATGAATGTGCTCCCCGCTGACAGTGTGGAGGGGCTCCGCGACGAGCTTCGGCAGGTGGAGGCGTCCGGAACCCTGGAGGCGTACCTTGCCTGGTTCGACTACACGATTCCGCTGCTTCAGACCGAAGAGGCGCTCCGCCGGACCGCCTACGAGCTAGCGGCGGACAACGCGGCGGAGAACGTGCGGTACCTAGAGGTGCGGTACTCGCCCATACTGCACGTTGAGTCGGATCTGTCCCTCGAAGCGGTAAACGACGCCGTGATCGACGGCCTCCGGCGCGCGGAGGCGGACTTCGACCTTACGACCTCTCTCATCATCTGTGGCCTTCGGGATCGGTTCGAGAGCGCGTCGATGCGGCTGGCGGAGCTGGCCATCGAGTACCAGCATGAAGGGGTCGTGGCGTTCGACCTAGCAGGGGGCGAGGCGGGAAATCCGCCGAAGGGGCACCTCCACGCGTTCTACCGGGCCCGCAACAACCTCCTCAACCTCACGATCCACGCCGGGGAGGCCTGGGGACCCGACTCCATCCGCCAGGCGCTCTTCTACTGCGGGGCGCACCGCATCGGGCATGGCATCTCGCTGCGCAAGGACCCGGAACTCATGCAGTACTTTGCCGACCACCGCATCCCGCTCGAGATCTGCCCGACGAGCAACGTGGACACGCAGGCGGTGCCGAGCCTGGAGGCCCACCCCATCGAGACCTACGTGCGGTCCAACATCCCGGTCACCGTCAACACCGACAATCGCCTCTTCAGCCGCACCTCAGTGACGAAAGAGCTCTGGCGCGTGTACCAGCACTGCAACCTGGAGGTGCGTCATCTCCGTGAGATCGCTCTCAATGGGTTCCGGTACGGGTTCCTGCCGCACCAGCAAAAGCAGGACCTCCTCCGGTCGGTCACGGACGACTTTCCGGTGGCGGAGACCTCGGAGACGCCGCTGTGGTAG
- the aroA gene encoding 3-phosphoshikimate 1-carboxyvinyltransferase: MVQTIDQAASLRGTVSLPADKSISHRTAILSALGEGRSRVYNFPNSADPQSTLDCVRTLGIEAGRNDEGVLAIHGRGLGGLHPPSEPLDCGNSGTTMRLLSGVMAGQEFGSVLTGDESLQQRPMERIADPLQAMGARIDLRSGHAPIRIRPQRPEGLRPLEYRLPVASAQVKSCVLLAGLYASGRTVVIETTPSRDHTERMLGLEVQEVGGERRIIVEEDHTVPAVDWSVPGDFSGAAFFLVAGTLVPDSELRLDDVGLNPSRTALLEVLDGMGANITVENERVQGSEPVGDITVRSASLSGIDIGGSLIPNLIDEIPVIAVAAACAEGRTEIRDAEELRVKETDRLHAMAQNLEALGADVQEREDGLIIDGNGPNLLGAAVTSHDDHRIAMAMGVAGLVAHGTTTISDAECARVSFPGFWDELSRVSVS; the protein is encoded by the coding sequence ATGGTTCAGACAATCGATCAGGCCGCCTCCCTGCGCGGCACCGTGTCCCTGCCCGCCGACAAGTCGATTTCGCACCGCACCGCCATCCTGTCGGCGCTCGGGGAGGGGCGCTCCCGGGTGTATAACTTTCCCAACTCGGCCGATCCGCAGTCGACACTCGACTGTGTGCGCACCCTCGGGATTGAAGCCGGCCGCAACGACGAAGGGGTGCTTGCGATCCACGGCCGTGGGCTGGGCGGACTGCACCCCCCGAGCGAGCCGCTCGATTGTGGCAACTCCGGCACCACCATGCGCCTACTCTCGGGCGTGATGGCCGGGCAGGAGTTTGGCAGCGTTCTGACCGGGGACGAGTCCCTCCAGCAGCGGCCGATGGAGCGCATTGCCGACCCCCTGCAGGCCATGGGCGCGCGAATTGATCTGCGGAGCGGGCACGCGCCCATCCGCATCCGCCCGCAGCGCCCGGAGGGACTGCGGCCCCTTGAGTATCGGCTGCCGGTGGCCTCCGCTCAGGTCAAGTCGTGCGTACTGCTCGCCGGGCTGTACGCGTCGGGGCGCACCGTCGTGATCGAGACGACCCCCTCGCGCGACCACACCGAACGCATGCTGGGCCTGGAGGTGCAGGAGGTGGGCGGCGAGCGCCGCATCATCGTGGAGGAGGATCACACCGTGCCGGCGGTCGACTGGTCGGTGCCCGGCGACTTTTCGGGGGCGGCCTTCTTCCTCGTGGCCGGCACGCTGGTGCCGGATAGCGAGCTGCGCCTCGACGACGTGGGCTTGAACCCCTCGCGCACAGCCCTGCTTGAGGTGCTGGACGGGATGGGGGCCAACATCACGGTCGAGAATGAGCGGGTGCAGGGAAGCGAGCCGGTTGGGGACATCACCGTCCGCTCCGCGTCGCTCTCCGGCATCGACATTGGGGGAAGTCTCATCCCCAATCTCATCGACGAGATTCCCGTCATCGCCGTGGCCGCGGCCTGCGCGGAGGGGCGCACCGAGATTCGGGACGCCGAAGAGCTACGCGTGAAGGAAACCGACCGCCTCCACGCCATGGCGCAGAACCTGGAGGCGCTGGGGGCGGACGTGCAGGAGCGAGAAGACGGCCTCATCATCGACGGCAACGGCCCCAATCTACTGGGGGCCGCGGTGACAAGCCACGACGACCACCGCATTGCCATGGCGATGGGGGTGGCCGGCCTCGTGGCGCACGGCACCACCACCATTTCCGATGCGGAGTGCGCCCGCGTGTCGTTCCCGGGCTTTTGGGATGAGCTCTCGCGCGTGTCGGTGTCCTGA
- a CDS encoding putative quinol monooxygenase has protein sequence MANEQKSLLARLHAKPDKVEEVRTFLEDALPLAEDEEKTVSWYALQIDDTTFGIFDTFAGDEGRQAHLDGEIAAALMEHADELLEEPPQIEHVDVLAAK, from the coding sequence ATGGCCAACGAACAGAAGTCTCTTCTCGCTCGCCTGCACGCAAAGCCCGACAAGGTGGAGGAGGTTCGCACCTTCCTCGAGGACGCCCTTCCGCTCGCGGAGGACGAGGAAAAGACCGTCTCCTGGTACGCCCTCCAGATCGACGATACCACCTTCGGCATCTTCGATACCTTCGCGGGCGATGAGGGCCGACAGGCACACCTCGACGGCGAGATCGCCGCGGCCCTGATGGAGCATGCCGACGAGCTTCTTGAAGAGCCGCCCCAGATTGAGCACGTAGACGTCCTCGCAGCCAAGTAG
- a CDS encoding universal stress protein: MLNIDTILFPTDFSSVAEDAFAHAAHLALRSGATICVFNVVTPDEGDASNPMDFLPVTPVEGDAVDSAAPQRMEVQTVTQERGTVPVVYAQTDSTAPETAIVEQATEQDTDLVVMGTHGRKGMDRLLSGSVAEEVVRQAPCPVFTVLADDGDAPAQTPIDRVLVPVDLSEQSPLVVDHATALADAYSASIDLLHVVEEATFPTAYGIDPLAPSQPDVQERAREALEALVADLDDVDAPIDMHVLAGYAARDIVDFAEDHAADLVVMATHGRTGLQRFLIGSVAEKVTRSASCPVFTVKSFGKSLVPARDGEDA, translated from the coding sequence ATGCTCAACATTGACACCATTCTGTTCCCGACCGACTTCTCCTCGGTGGCCGAGGACGCGTTCGCCCACGCCGCGCACCTAGCGCTGCGGTCCGGCGCCACCATCTGTGTGTTCAACGTGGTGACGCCCGACGAGGGAGACGCATCCAACCCCATGGACTTTCTGCCGGTGACGCCCGTGGAGGGGGATGCGGTTGACAGCGCGGCCCCGCAGCGCATGGAGGTCCAAACCGTGACGCAGGAGCGCGGCACGGTGCCGGTCGTGTACGCCCAGACGGACAGCACCGCGCCCGAGACGGCGATCGTGGAGCAGGCCACCGAGCAGGATACGGACCTCGTGGTAATGGGCACCCACGGCCGGAAGGGCATGGACCGGCTGCTGAGTGGGAGCGTGGCCGAAGAGGTGGTACGCCAGGCACCCTGCCCGGTCTTCACGGTCCTCGCGGACGACGGGGACGCCCCCGCCCAAACCCCGATCGACCGTGTGCTCGTGCCCGTCGACCTGTCGGAGCAGTCGCCCCTCGTGGTGGACCACGCCACGGCCCTAGCGGATGCCTACAGCGCGTCGATCGATCTCCTGCACGTGGTCGAGGAGGCGACCTTCCCGACCGCGTACGGCATCGATCCGCTCGCCCCTTCCCAGCCCGACGTGCAGGAGCGTGCCCGGGAGGCCCTCGAAGCGCTGGTCGCGGACCTCGACGACGTCGACGCGCCGATCGACATGCACGTGCTCGCCGGCTACGCCGCCCGCGACATCGTGGACTTCGCCGAGGATCATGCCGCCGACCTCGTCGTGATGGCGACGCACGGCCGCACGGGGCTTCAGCGCTTCCTCATCGGGAGCGTGGCGGAAAAGGTGACCCGGAGCGCCTCCTGCCCCGTCTTCACCGTGAAGAGCTTTGGCAAGTCGCTCGTCCCCGCTCGCGATGGCGAGGACGCGTAG
- a CDS encoding response regulator: protein MKDIVLVDDHPLLRKGLSRTIEAEADLNVAGQMDSAEEVLSEIEDLSPSLVIVDISLPGMSGMELIKHLQSRAPDVQILVVSRHDETLYAERCIRAGARGYVMKQEAGDDIVQAIRKVLNGRIFVSEEINERLLQSMAEGGRERIMQSPLEVLSDRELEVFELTGQGLSTRDIAERLHLSVKTVESYRARIKNKLNFDSANELMKHAVQWVESEEST, encoded by the coding sequence ATGAAAGACATCGTACTGGTCGACGACCATCCGCTCCTGCGAAAGGGCCTGTCCCGCACCATTGAGGCGGAGGCCGACCTCAACGTGGCCGGCCAGATGGACAGTGCCGAGGAGGTCCTCAGCGAAATTGAGGACCTGTCCCCCAGCCTCGTCATTGTGGACATTTCCCTGCCCGGCATGAGCGGGATGGAGCTGATCAAGCACCTCCAGTCGCGGGCCCCTGACGTGCAGATTCTGGTCGTCTCCCGGCACGATGAGACCCTCTACGCCGAGCGCTGCATCCGGGCCGGGGCTCGGGGCTACGTGATGAAGCAGGAGGCCGGCGACGACATTGTGCAGGCCATCCGGAAAGTGCTCAACGGCCGCATCTTCGTAAGCGAGGAGATCAACGAGCGACTGCTGCAGAGCATGGCCGAGGGCGGGCGCGAGCGCATCATGCAGTCGCCGCTCGAAGTGTTGAGCGACCGCGAACTAGAGGTGTTTGAGCTGACGGGGCAGGGCCTCTCGACGCGCGACATCGCCGAACGGCTCCACCTGTCCGTCAAGACCGTCGAGTCGTACCGGGCCCGGATCAAGAACAAGCTCAACTTCGACTCCGCCAACGAGCTCATGAAGCACGCCGTGCAGTGGGTGGAGAGCGAAGAGAGCACATAA
- a CDS encoding PAS domain S-box protein, producing MPLPSRRVLLYVGLGLLSGALFLLDWMLPMGATVEMLQVAVILLTLFLEGRGPAIGFGLLTTVFVGLGYALQFEASVPAEALMERGLVLAGLWTAVAVVLRHKRVRQDQRESEAKAQAVLETTVDGIITIDADGHIESFNEAAENIFGYDAEDVIGENVKVLMPPPYRDEHDEYLRNYHETGRRRIIGIGREVWGRRKDGSTFPMDLAVSEVELGDRLLFTGIVRDISERRRLEKEILEISEGERRRIGQDLHDGLGQMLTGIGLLSQDLARQLEEEGHERAEDMAEITDHVKEADQYARDLSHGLIPVDVEGNGLTEALRRLSQNAVRMFNVGCSFREVDTVLVHNNTVATHLYRIAQEAVSNAVRHGEADDLKIVLASGDEQIRLQVRDDGTGFDPDVADSSGMGVHIMQYRARIIGGGLEIKSELGDGTVVTCTIPRTADVVVDEDRAPVPAES from the coding sequence ATGCCCCTTCCCTCGCGACGTGTTCTGCTCTACGTCGGCCTCGGCCTGCTGTCTGGGGCACTGTTTCTCCTGGATTGGATGCTGCCGATGGGGGCGACCGTAGAGATGCTTCAGGTCGCGGTCATCCTGCTGACCCTCTTCCTCGAAGGACGGGGCCCCGCGATCGGATTTGGCCTTCTGACGACAGTGTTCGTCGGACTCGGGTATGCCCTCCAGTTCGAGGCCTCCGTTCCGGCCGAGGCACTCATGGAACGCGGCCTGGTGCTGGCCGGCCTCTGGACCGCAGTAGCGGTGGTGCTCCGCCACAAGCGCGTGCGGCAGGACCAGCGCGAGAGCGAGGCGAAGGCCCAGGCCGTCCTCGAAACGACGGTCGACGGCATCATCACAATCGACGCGGATGGGCACATCGAATCGTTTAACGAGGCCGCCGAGAACATCTTCGGGTACGACGCCGAGGACGTGATTGGGGAAAATGTGAAGGTGCTCATGCCGCCTCCGTACCGCGACGAGCACGACGAGTACCTTCGAAACTACCACGAAACCGGGCGTAGGCGCATCATCGGCATCGGGCGAGAGGTGTGGGGCCGTCGCAAGGACGGATCGACCTTCCCAATGGACTTGGCCGTGAGCGAGGTGGAGCTGGGCGATCGGCTTCTCTTCACCGGCATCGTGCGCGACATTAGCGAGCGGCGCCGGCTCGAGAAGGAGATCCTGGAGATCAGTGAAGGGGAGCGCCGCCGCATTGGACAGGACCTGCACGACGGCCTCGGGCAGATGCTGACGGGCATCGGCCTGCTGAGCCAGGACCTGGCCCGGCAACTGGAGGAGGAGGGCCACGAGCGCGCCGAGGACATGGCCGAAATCACCGATCACGTCAAGGAGGCCGACCAGTACGCCCGCGACTTGTCGCACGGCCTGATTCCGGTGGACGTGGAGGGCAACGGCCTGACCGAGGCCCTGCGTCGCCTTTCCCAAAATGCCGTGCGGATGTTCAACGTGGGGTGTTCGTTCCGGGAGGTCGACACCGTTCTCGTTCACAACAACACGGTCGCGACGCACCTCTACCGCATCGCGCAGGAGGCCGTGAGCAACGCCGTGCGCCACGGCGAGGCCGACGACCTCAAGATCGTTTTGGCCTCCGGCGACGAGCAGATCCGCCTCCAGGTGCGGGACGACGGCACTGGCTTCGACCCCGACGTGGCGGACAGCTCCGGGATGGGGGTCCACATCATGCAGTATCGTGCCCGCATCATCGGGGGCGGCCTCGAAATCAAAAGCGAGCTCGGGGACGGAACGGTGGTCACCTGCACAATCCCCCGGACGGCCGACGTGGTCGTGGACGAGGACCGGGCTCCTGTACCGGCCGAGTCGTAG
- a CDS encoding universal stress protein, translated as MLHAAHILCLGSPTSAVGTQAAHLARRLGATLHIMSPPSSDPAATGATRATPASVKEAAIPKRIVETQPSSVAAVLQYACDQDIDLVVADTPRDRGPVPPFATDVSQALTRRLDCPVFVVERQGDPDAIQRLLVPTDLSDCALRAFRYAVALARLYDATIDALHVIESLPYVALTPTDRLSLGATTLSERRGRRRLRAFLQEGEAADVQVQPHITHGDAADQISRFADQADVDLMVLSAHGNDDEVGPFGPVGTRVLGRVACPLFLLRASGPSLLTPPDEVA; from the coding sequence ATGCTCCACGCCGCCCACATTCTGTGTCTGGGGTCGCCCACGTCGGCGGTTGGTACGCAGGCCGCGCACCTGGCCCGTCGCCTGGGGGCGACGCTTCACATAATGTCTCCCCCATCCTCCGACCCGGCCGCCACCGGGGCGACGAGAGCGACCCCAGCCTCTGTGAAAGAGGCGGCGATACCGAAACGAATCGTCGAGACGCAGCCCAGCTCCGTGGCGGCGGTGCTCCAGTATGCATGCGACCAGGACATCGACCTCGTGGTGGCCGACACCCCGCGCGACCGTGGGCCGGTTCCGCCGTTTGCCACCGACGTGTCTCAGGCGCTCACTCGGCGCCTCGACTGCCCCGTTTTTGTTGTGGAGCGACAGGGCGACCCGGACGCAATTCAGCGTCTCCTCGTGCCCACCGACCTGTCCGACTGCGCCCTCCGTGCCTTCCGGTACGCCGTAGCGCTGGCACGCCTGTACGATGCCACCATCGACGCCCTACACGTGATTGAGTCCCTTCCGTACGTGGCCCTTACGCCCACGGATCGGCTCTCGCTAGGAGCCACGACGCTGTCGGAGCGCCGGGGGCGCCGCCGGCTTCGCGCCTTTCTCCAGGAAGGAGAGGCGGCGGACGTGCAGGTGCAGCCCCACATTACGCACGGTGACGCCGCGGATCAGATCAGCCGCTTTGCCGACCAGGCCGACGTGGATTTAATGGTGCTTTCGGCCCATGGCAACGACGACGAAGTAGGCCCGTTTGGGCCGGTCGGCACGCGGGTGCTGGGGCGAGTGGCCTGTCCCTTGTTTTTGTTGCGGGCCTCCGGGCCGTCGCTTCTCACCCCGCCCGACGAGGTGGCGTAG
- a CDS encoding DNA-binding protein, giving the protein MPTTVPSSSPDSPPATLPAPSPTQPVAGRPVDTDAPAFDWTPVPDATRYRVQIAGTEAFEAVHYDETMDRGTAVSLGAVLPDEVATACWRVRAEGADEARSDWGEPARFSVPSAGLEDADGTVRVEAPPVPLHPTSDQDPPLDQSAVPFTWEAVPEATGYQLQVAPAETPEDPIVDLTVDQTTSVTLYDTLSGEGTSFHWRVRPLFRVAEPGPWSDSVPFAVAPPADDEEQTPEAEGPRASARIAGPATQARTSTTLSLAVSLLAVLSFIATIALIVFAG; this is encoded by the coding sequence ATGCCCACAACCGTTCCCTCCTCGTCCCCGGACTCGCCCCCCGCGACGCTTCCGGCGCCGTCTCCCACTCAGCCCGTGGCGGGCCGCCCGGTCGACACCGACGCGCCGGCGTTCGACTGGACACCGGTGCCCGACGCGACCCGCTATCGGGTCCAGATCGCGGGCACGGAGGCCTTCGAGGCCGTCCACTACGACGAGACAATGGATCGCGGAACCGCCGTGTCCCTCGGGGCCGTCCTCCCCGACGAGGTCGCCACGGCCTGTTGGCGTGTGCGGGCGGAGGGGGCGGACGAAGCCCGGTCCGACTGGGGCGAGCCGGCCCGCTTCTCGGTTCCGTCGGCGGGACTGGAGGACGCCGACGGCACAGTCCGGGTGGAGGCGCCGCCGGTGCCGCTTCACCCCACGAGCGACCAGGATCCCCCGCTCGATCAGAGTGCTGTTCCGTTCACGTGGGAGGCCGTGCCGGAGGCCACGGGCTACCAACTGCAGGTGGCTCCGGCCGAGACTCCCGAGGACCCGATCGTCGACCTCACGGTTGACCAGACCACGTCGGTCACCCTCTACGACACGCTGTCCGGAGAGGGCACGTCGTTTCACTGGCGCGTGCGCCCGCTTTTCCGCGTGGCCGAGCCGGGGCCCTGGAGCGATTCGGTTCCGTTCGCCGTCGCGCCGCCGGCAGACGACGAGGAGCAGACCCCGGAGGCCGAGGGCCCGCGGGCGTCGGCCCGGATCGCGGGGCCGGCCACACAGGCCCGAACGAGCACGACCCTCTCGCTCGCGGTGTCTTTGCTCGCCGTGCTGAGCTTTATCGCCACCATCGCGCTCATCGTGTTCGCCGGATAG